Proteins encoded together in one Chitinophaga varians window:
- a CDS encoding RagB/SusD family nutrient uptake outer membrane protein — protein MKKLIIYLSGALLALSACQKGEINSLNTPVVGGIVVNPSRSDLFNLVTGAESGLRNNTGTYLDGLGVLGREQYRFSGSEPRWTTDMLGGGTKELDNNTFYITNPFAARYQVARQCFILMQALKTTRTEVASDAQKKAFQGFAETLIGYQLLLNINMTDSNGARIPVADNANLGPIITNPGIVMDSVLKFLDAGKADLTGSDVLFPLSDGFAGFKDAAGLLKFNRAIAARVHIYRKNWAAALTALNESFFDLNGSFTKGIYSAFSTNGGDLINPMYLQPNSTGEVRVAHPSFATDIIGTDDRINKTTLRTSPVSSVGLTGNRDLAIWPTLSSPIAIIRNEELILIYAEAKIQLGQFPDAIVALNRIRTGHNLPVYPGAVTADALTNELLYQRRYSLFMEGHRWIDMRRYNRLNQLPIDRAGDDVWSRYPLPMSETNQ, from the coding sequence ATGAAAAAGCTTATTATATACCTGTCCGGCGCCCTGCTCGCCCTGAGTGCCTGCCAGAAAGGAGAAATCAACAGTCTGAATACACCGGTCGTAGGCGGCATTGTCGTCAATCCCAGCCGGAGCGATCTTTTTAACCTTGTCACCGGTGCGGAATCCGGGTTGCGTAACAATACCGGCACCTATCTCGATGGCTTAGGCGTACTGGGACGTGAGCAATACCGCTTCTCAGGCTCCGAGCCCCGCTGGACGACCGATATGTTGGGTGGTGGCACCAAAGAACTGGACAACAACACATTCTACATCACCAACCCTTTTGCGGCCCGTTACCAGGTGGCCCGTCAGTGTTTTATCCTGATGCAGGCGCTGAAAACCACGCGTACCGAAGTAGCCAGCGATGCGCAGAAAAAAGCCTTCCAGGGCTTTGCCGAAACACTTATCGGTTACCAGCTGCTGCTGAACATCAACATGACGGATTCCAACGGCGCCAGAATTCCGGTGGCCGATAATGCCAACCTGGGCCCTATCATCACTAATCCGGGCATCGTGATGGACTCCGTGCTGAAGTTCCTCGACGCCGGTAAAGCGGACCTCACCGGTTCTGATGTGCTTTTCCCGCTTTCTGACGGTTTCGCCGGTTTTAAAGATGCCGCTGGCCTGCTGAAGTTCAACCGGGCCATTGCCGCCAGGGTACATATTTACCGTAAAAACTGGGCCGCCGCACTGACAGCTCTGAACGAATCCTTCTTTGATCTGAATGGTTCCTTCACCAAAGGCATATACAGCGCTTTCTCCACCAACGGCGGCGACCTGATCAACCCTATGTACCTGCAGCCTAATTCAACCGGGGAAGTAAGGGTGGCGCATCCTTCTTTTGCCACAGACATCATCGGCACCGATGACCGAATCAACAAAACAACGCTACGTACCTCTCCTGTAAGCAGCGTAGGACTTACCGGTAACCGTGATCTGGCCATCTGGCCTACGCTGAGCAGCCCTATCGCCATCATCCGGAATGAAGAGCTGATCCTCATTTATGCCGAAGCCAAAATACAGCTGGGACAATTCCCGGATGCCATCGTAGCGCTCAACAGGATCCGGACCGGCCACAACCTGCCTGTATACCCCGGCGCTGTCACCGCAGACGCCCTCACCAACGAGCTGCTCTATCAGCGCCGCTATTCCCTGTTCATGGAAGGCCACCGCTGGATAGACATGCGCAGGTACAACCGGCTCAACCAGCTCCCAATAGACCGCGCCGGCGACGATGTATGGTCACGGTATCCGCTGCCTATGAGCGAAACAAATCAATAA
- a CDS encoding proline dehydrogenase family protein, producing the protein MEKQLTLSFDNTAIAFEAKTDKALKKANFLFSNIGKPWLVKMGAALTPLAFKLRLPIKGIIKNTIFSQFCGGETLDEAAHTALQLGNYHVGVVLDYGVEAMEGEESYDHAVPEFIRAIQYAANKPDIPFIAIKITGFARFELLEKVHRGDTLTPQEQQEYIRVRSRVHSVAEAAAQYKVGLLIDAEESWIQNPVDDLTDEMMSLFNRNQVIVYNTFQMYCHDRYPFLQKSLEKATKEGYLLGAKLVRGAYMEKENKRAAENNYPTPIQPSKEATDKDYNAAVQFCLEHLDKLGVFIGTHNENSCMLAARTMDAKNIPHNHPHVSFSQLLGMSDNITFNLAHAGYTVTKYLPYGPVKDVMPYLIRRAQENTSIAGQMGRELSLIRKEMKRRGI; encoded by the coding sequence ATGGAAAAGCAGCTAACTTTATCATTCGATAATACGGCTATTGCATTTGAGGCAAAGACCGACAAGGCGTTAAAAAAGGCCAACTTTCTGTTCAGCAACATCGGAAAGCCGTGGCTGGTGAAAATGGGCGCAGCACTCACTCCGCTGGCGTTCAAACTCAGACTACCGATCAAAGGCATTATCAAAAACACAATATTCTCCCAGTTCTGCGGGGGCGAAACCCTGGACGAAGCGGCACACACGGCGCTGCAACTGGGCAATTACCATGTGGGTGTAGTGCTCGACTATGGCGTGGAAGCCATGGAAGGCGAAGAAAGCTACGATCATGCGGTGCCTGAATTTATCCGGGCTATCCAGTATGCAGCCAACAAACCGGATATTCCTTTCATCGCCATCAAGATCACCGGTTTTGCACGTTTTGAACTGCTCGAAAAAGTACACCGTGGCGATACGCTCACACCACAGGAACAGCAGGAATATATCCGTGTCCGTTCCCGCGTGCATTCAGTGGCGGAAGCGGCTGCCCAGTACAAGGTAGGCCTGCTCATCGATGCGGAGGAATCCTGGATACAGAATCCGGTTGACGACCTGACGGATGAAATGATGTCGCTGTTCAACCGCAACCAGGTGATCGTGTACAATACTTTTCAGATGTATTGCCATGACCGCTACCCGTTCCTGCAAAAATCGCTGGAAAAAGCAACGAAAGAAGGTTACCTGCTCGGTGCCAAACTGGTGCGCGGCGCTTACATGGAAAAGGAAAACAAACGCGCGGCGGAAAACAACTACCCAACGCCCATCCAGCCCAGCAAGGAAGCCACAGATAAAGACTACAACGCTGCCGTTCAGTTCTGCCTGGAGCATCTCGATAAACTGGGGGTGTTCATCGGCACACACAATGAAAACAGCTGCATGCTCGCTGCCCGTACCATGGACGCAAAAAATATTCCGCACAACCACCCGCATGTGAGCTTCTCACAGCTGCTGGGTATGAGCGACAATATCACCTTCAACCTGGCGCATGCCGGCTATACCGTCACCAAATACCTGCCATATGGCCCGGTAAAAGACGTGATGCCCTACCTGATCCGCAGAGCACAGGAAAACACGTCCATCGCCGGCCAGATGGGCCGCGAACTATCGCTGATAAGAAAAGAAATGAAAAGACGCGGCATATAA